The genomic DNA GCTCGCGCAGTTCGAAGAGGTAGATCGTATTGCTGTATTCGCGCGGCGGATACGTCAATTTCGCTGGCGCGATGTCGATTGCCGTCTCGGCGCCCCATTGTCCCGAGCTTGCATACGAGATGCCTGTCTCTGAAATCAGCCACCCGGCGTATTTGATATCCTCCCAAGTGCCATCGTCACTATCATCGTCATCGTCGCCCGAATCGTCGTCCGGGTCGGTATCGTCGTCGTCGTGGTTGTCGTTGCCCGCGTCGTCATCGTCGTCGCCGCATGAGCAGGTCAACGATGTGGCAAGGCAAACAACAAGGAACGCGAAAAACAGAATGCGACGCAGGGGTTTCACGACATGAAGGTAGGGTGCTTCGTGACCGGTGGTCAACGAGAAAATAACGATGATTGACGCAGGTCAAGCGCCGCGTGAGGCACCTGGTCGGCATCTCGAGCCTCGCCGCCTATCGCGGCCTGCCCAAAAGCGCGACCTACTGCGCGACCAAGGCGTTTGTCACGACGTTTCTGGAGAGCTTTCGCCTGGACCTCAAGCCCCGCGGCATCGCCGTGACCGTCGTGCATCCGGGTTTCGTGGATACGCCGATCCACGGCCCGAAAACGCCTAAGCTCCCGTTCATGATCTCCGCGGAAAAATGCGCGGACGAAATCTGGAAAGGCATCCGCGCGAAAAAGGCGATCGTCGACTTCCCCTTCCCGCTCGCGGCGCTGACGAAGATCGGGCGATTTTTGCCGAGCTTTTTGTTC from bacterium includes the following:
- a CDS encoding SDR family NAD(P)-dependent oxidoreductase, whose translation is MTQVKRRVRHLVGISSLAAYRGLPKSATYCATKAFVTTFLESFRLDLKPRGIAVTVVHPGFVDTPIHGPKTPKLPFMISAEKCADEIWKGIRAKKAIVDFPFPLAALTKIGRFLPSFLF